In the Ptychodera flava strain L36383 chromosome 1, AS_Pfla_20210202, whole genome shotgun sequence genome, TGCGCGCTATTGCACGTGGAAATCGTtaccatttacatagttatcCAGTACTATCGCCTTCAGCTCTTGTGCAAATGTTTAAAAGCTTTTTAAGTAGGCCAATTATCCAtctgttgaaatgaatttcagCAGAAATGTAGATACTGCCAAGATAAATAAGGCTAAGCATGCGTTTTAGAAAATCCTCAATAATATTTGAGATATGGCAGGAATAGGATTAAAAATTGTACGAAACTACAAAGTAGATTTTGCCATTTGAAAAACAGTGTTTGTTTCTCGGCTGACCAAATCCAAGCCCGGGACTGTGAGGAAATATGTCATGTatcaatgtgtaaaatttcaggaGGTTTTGAGCAAATTTGGAGTGGCGCAATCTTTTAAAAAAACAAGCTGTGTTAATCTGCATATCTATGACGTCACGCTTTCCGTGACCGGCAACCATGCGTCTGCTCAGGTTTGTTTTGGTTTCATTGTTTTGCATCTTCGgtcaataaatgcacaaaaactCTTACTTTCGTTGGCTTGATAAATTTTCCTTAGCAACCGTTGCCTAGATACTTGAATCCCCGGTATCGCCTTACAGCAAGCTTATAGTAAAAAACttgtcaaaattgtcaacatataCATGGAAATGAAATGCTATGGACGAACCATATAAAATTAAATAGCTGATCTTATCCGATGCAGCTGCAGACTCAACGTTACCAAGAGATGTAATCTGTGCGTGGCTGAAATAATACATTATTGATTGAGATAAGTCAAGGCTTCTCAATAAGCATTCCTTGCTgatctcaaaatgcagacacgaAAACAAAGCATTCCCTGGCGAGTTCCTGTACCGCCCACTTATACTGGATTCACGAACCAAACAAACGATTCAAAGTTCTTACACAAAATACAGTTGAATTTTCTTGTCATCTAAGATCGGTGAAATCCGTTGAACTCTGAATTAAAAGTTTTGATCTGTACTCGATCTAATAACATGTTAGATTGCTCAGCTAATTGTTTATTTAGCAtcttatctatttatttattcaacatttcataagaaaacaattattttaaacaaaagataGAAAATACGGAGCAGGAAGAGAAAAAACTACAGCGTATGTCTAGGCTAGAGTTATAGCGTGTTGCACTTATgtaatagcgccctctataaaGAACTTCAAAACGAGGGTTTATATTGGTCATAGGTAGCACTCCTatagtatttcatgtttgcagCAGCGTAAGTTTTCTGATGTTATCATCATATACGGTACATATATCTTGTGTTTCAGTTGTATGTATCAGTGTAGCGTATCCTGCATGTAGCAACTCCTGGACtctattttcatgtaaaatgataATCGGAAGAGAAACTCAAACCAACTGCCAAGAAACAGGCCATTTTGCTTTGCCTTTGATAGAAAGACTGCTTGATATCAAATCCAATAAGACAATGTTTTCATATATATTTCATTAGTGCAAATACATTTTACTTTAAATACTTGCATCTTCACATAAAATCTGAAAGGGCATTTTTATTGGCATCTTAATGAATATATGGCACGAGAGAAAGTTATCCCACTTTTGCTTGTCCCATTGCATTCTACACCTAAATCTTAATTTGGCGTTTATTGCTTTTAAGTTTAGAGTCGCCCTTGTATTTTGTGTCAATAAAAGTGCGTTAAACAGTCAGAGAAAATGCAGACGTAGCGAGCCCTAATCTTTTGACGGTATAGCAAATTAATTTAGAATATAATACACTATGGCGGTAAGGAAACAAGATattaacattttttaatttcttaacaatttcgttatacaaagaattttcaaaacaccATCGAAGAACATTCAGTATGCTAAACTTAACCAGAGACTATCATGAGAAAACATGCCGCCAGGAATTGTCCGGTTTCGTAGGCTCGTTATGTATTCAAAATTATATGTCATAAAATCAGCATAATGAGGCTGATGCTGATGACGTAGGactatcaagtacggtttccctGGATTAGTTTGAGGAGAACTTCGATGAGGTGCTATATGGTCCTCGTTAATTGGGATTAGCTGATGAACAAAAGCGGGCTCCAGATCCATGACGCTCTTTTGTACTCTCTGTATAAAACACCAACTGCTACCTCAGTCGACCGAACGACGGTAAAATTGTAGTTCTTATTCCATTATTCTCTGTGACAGCGAATTCTCGAGTTCAACGTTTATGCTGTATAAgaattaacaaaaatcgtaaacacaacaaaaaagaaatacaacattcaaaaaaaaaaacaaaaacaaaatgataaaacgccgtaacagacaaaatggccgtggaaataaatcagccatcttccaaagaaaagccgacaacaacatgaaattcatcaacaaaaacacagaacttgaaagctatctgaagctgctgaacttgcacttctagagatatccTTTCAAACAGGGAAACAAGAAATGTCGCGTgtccaaagaatcgcgataaaccagcttgcaaacaatagacaaattaccataaaaacccttcgacaagggtcggggtatcgtcattgtcaacacaaaggattacgtacacgaatgcgaaaagCAATTACGCAACATTCAGTATTATACTCAACaagacagtgacgacacagaacaaacagcaaacaaaaaGCACGAAGTGTTTAACGAAATGTACAACaagaaacacatcgaccatgatacttacaagtatccttaccaaagaaaacataaaaccgtaccccgcagtggtacttattgcctaaagtTCACAAACCGACGCagaaaatctaaaagacacactagtctaaacaaaatttacaaaagtaaagaaacactgaacaaactaaccgaaccaccaaacggactcacaacgagacccaaacattaatatacttgcctcgctactcgaagagcaaggtCACTAAATGCATtacaatacattttcacaaacacaaactaaggaaagaatctacactgcgactgatgagaaaccacactcgggtttcgaaacgcaagcgtcaaagggcgactctatcaacaccataggcccggctgcgtctcgcaataagctttccccacacaaacaaaacattaccgtacacactaatccaaacttccctacaaatatccgaagcgaaacaaacatttcattaacacaaacaatcggataagaatgtaggaacacattttcgaaaggaatcaaacacaaactcgacacaaaaaaaaacattttggatagttaggtggggagcctctttcacatttttacatacgAAAGATTTGGATTTTTATTTCACTCAAGGATTGACACTGATACTTGACTTCTTTTGTAACCAAAGTAAATAATCACTGTCTTGAGTGACAGCTTACGCTCTGCATATATGCATGGAAAATGAACACGTCATGGCTAAtccatgcataaatgcatgtcaattaatcGGGTTCCCCGTGATTTTCAAAACAACTAGTTTTATAGCTTTTGTATTACTGGAATCTCTAGAGCTAGTCGTTTGTTGAATGAAGTCTATTAATTAGACTTGTTCACtcagcaaatttcatcccatGAAGACGAGTCAATGTTATTTATTAGATTTGCCTATCTCTTAGTAGGGCTTTTTATCACTGTTATGTTTAAAAGAAGCTCTAGAAAATGCAAGTATTCAATAATCGCGTACGTAAACATTACAGCAGAAGTAAAAAACAATGACAACATGTATTCTAATGTTTGTTCAATCAACACTGTATAAAGAATATCTTGTATCTGCCTGTCAGTTTCAAGacaattatttcaatttatcGTCAACTTGATAATGGACCGTTTAAAATCACTCAAATATATTTAACGAAGTAGCTTAAGACGttcattttgccatatttcatctTAAAGTAATAAGTGTTGTACCAGTAATGCGGTACGCAGTTTATCAAACCGTGGTAAAATGCGAAAGCCTGGAATCAAAGACGTCCTCAGTATCTTTGTACATCATACCATCATGACTTCGTGCCTGGATATTATCAAGTGACGTCAATATTCATAGctgcacagaaaaaaaatatacaaggcAGTTGGGTTTTACGTTGTCATGGAATCCGTGGATATGCAACaagttatcaaaatatgattaatacaaacattttcaagcgaaaaacaaaaatcaaaacaaaacgaaacgaaacaaaaccacaaaaatcTTATTagcaaaaaataattgtagggTATCGCTCTTTCTGAGGCAAAACGCGTACGGAATGCAAGATTCtccaaaatagaaaaaaaaggaaaacaaaacactAGACTCCGACAGGACACTACATAAACTGCAGACAGAATGTCGATCATAAAATGTAGATCCGATATTGCTAAAACTTAGGTAAAAATATAGTTTTAACGCTTTAATATTGAAACAATATGTACATACGATAAGCTATATTTTTGTTGGTaatattttgtctcatttcagTAGAGTAAATTCTTGCTAACGGTAGGAATTTTAACATGATTTATTTTGCGGTATAATCGATTCATGATTTTCTGATATGCATGACGTGTTTCGAAACTAAATGTGCTCcctaacttttcaaaatttcattcgtTTGCACATATTGGCGAGAGATTAGAAATAATAATAGAGATTTGTGACGCATTAACGTAATGCAAGCACAGTTATACGTGCCACAAAATAGCTGTGTTCgtaaatatgatatatcatCACTTTTTAAAAGATAGAAGTTACATTGGTAATTCAGTTTACTTTCAAGTATTCAGCTATTTAGTGTTGCAGGCCCTGATGACGAccaagttgaaattcaaaaactatACAAAACATTATATAGGAAAACTGTAAACTTGATCAAACCAAGATCAAAGTGTGAAATCCATTTACACTGTCACCTTATCATaagcacaagccaagtttgtcgtctccgaacaaaaaatacgggatttattctctggtcgttctacgtcacgacaacccgcgtctatgtcatcaattttggtgcgtcggacctttttttgtcgatcttcggtgtgctcgtaaatatgtaaacaaacaacatggcggccgatgtttctcccacgatcaaaagtcatgtaatgaaatcgatattttcacagactaagacattaataatccgaacaatgtaaacacaagagtgtaccgcttgtatattccgaaggaattacgtgaataatttgcggaaacaacgacctccaagctggtcgcgtataccgttggttccgtacgcattgcaaacagggtcaggcgcgacgtttacagtgttcgcgccgttgagattcagtcgatatttgttcccgaaaaatagcgtatcttcgtctgtgataggTTTCTAGGACTatactatctttgaaatagagtataactttgcggaaggtagcttacgtgtagaccgagagctgtcatttgctccacacacgaaagAACATGAGCGTcaacgcacacgacggacgactggaaatgattgacaacttgtgcacggcgtactgatattattcccaaagtagttcaaaagtttaaacgcggaatcgtcatggaaaatttattttattatgcagaaaataacgaattcttggcttgtgcatgtgataagtatattattccctaatatttttctactcgaagagcaagaccactaaaatgcattaaaataatttttcacaaacacaaactaagaaaagaatctacactgcgactgatgagaaaccacactcggtttcgaaacgcaagcgtcaaagggccactctatcaactccgtaacacaataggtccggctgcgtctcgccataagctttccccacaaaaataaaacattaccGTACCCACTGATCCAatcttccctacaaatatccgaggcgaaacaaacatttcgttaacacaaacaatcggataaggatgtaggaattttttttgaaacgaatcaaacacaaactcgacacaaaaacattttggatagttaggtggggagcctctttcacactttttacattcattgctcttgtgtggggggttgtcaacctgatgtaatcgcaaatcctcagatttccatctgatatcaGAAGTTACACTGTAAGGAATTTTATCTATGCAAATGTCACCCTACAGCGCCATCTGTGGCAGAGGTCACAGTTCTCCCAGTCCTGTCCTCTTTTGCACGAGGACGCCCGGCAGACAACATCGCCATTTTCGGCTCTACCCTTGCTTGGTCAGTTTTTACATCACACACGGTATTTATATAATCCTTTTTTTACAAGACACCATGTCCCTATCCGCGTACTACTTCTGGGACATTCTTTCATACGCCGTCTAGGCGAATATACGCACAGAAACTCACTCAGTAATTTCTGTTTGTCCGAAGTGCGTGTCTTTGTGAGGGGTATCAGCGGAGGTACCGTCCGTTCTCTGAGTACGTCGTACGTGAGAGACGTATCGCCGGATATAGTATTTTTAGACATCGGTACAAACGATCTCTGCAGTGTGTATAGTTCACCCGAGGCTATTGCTCAGAGGATTATTTCATTCGTGCAGAATCTCTATCGGCATGGCAGCGTTCGAGTTGTAATTGTTAGCCAGGTTTTGCATCGTGCCCGGTGTCCGGAAAACATCCGGGACTTCAATGCACGTGCAGACGCGCTGAACGAACAATTGAGGGAGTCTTTGGCGGGAAATCCCTTTGTGTTTTTCTGGTCACATGTCGGTTTATGGCGGTCATCGCTACCAGTATTCCACAGGGATGGGGTACATCTTAACGAGCTGGGCATTCGCCGGTACTATCGTAGTGTACGAGGTGCCCTACTTCGCGCTTGTCGAGCATTGGCATAGTACGTCGCCATGCCTTCGCtcattatatttttattgtagTATAGCTGTGGTCGGAATGTCGACAGAGTGGCATCAGACTAGGGCATGGGAATCGTGTGTGAATCTTGTTACATACCACTCCCCACGCGGCTTGTTATACTGTGTGCTTACAGCCCATTACAGGTCCCAATTGTCAGGTGTTGCTGTTTTTACAGCTTGTTCATTTTCCACTTAAGTGGAATGTCAGCTGCTCTTGCAGCGCTCTCTTAATTTTCCACATTGTTGGATTCTGCTGTTTTTCAGCTTTTATTTTTCCCCTTCATTGTTGGGATTGGCTGGGCATGCAGCTTTGACATTTTGGCTGCGGAAGGGGTGGATATATTTTCAGGGCAGCGTCCCTGAGTGGATTCTCCATGCCGTGGATCTTGCTGCCACTCAACCACAGCTTTTCTTTTCCTCATTACCTGCAGTCGTGCATATGTCCAATCGAGGGAACGGGCAATTTCAGCTTTTTGCCTTAGATTTGCAATAGCTTCACATGTGACCAGCTGTCGAAAGTTTTGAACTATGGGTATTATAACCCCTTAAGTGGAACTCAGACAATTTCCTTTTTCTGCCTAGTTTTCATTTTCTTAGCTCATAGGCATGGCTCGAGGCAAAAAGATAACCCAGAAGAAGGCAGCTGGCTCCAGTATCACAAGTAAAAGAGCAAGTCGAACGGCTACAGCAGCCAGTACTAGGGCTACAAAGCAACGGGGAACATCATCAGCAGCAGTGGCTACAGCAGCCAGTAATAGAGTGACAAGGCAACAGAGAACATCAACATCAACAGGGCAAACACCTAACAACACGGCAGCATTACAGGCAACATTGCAGAACACTATACAAGCACTGAATACTGTAGCCGACAAGCTGATGGGAGTTCCTTCCAACCCAGCGCAAAATATGTCGCAAACAACAAGTGAACAGCAAGTACTTAATGCAGTACAGGGTTCTTTGACCTCTATCACAGGTAACAGTGGGTTGGGCAATGATGCAAGGCCAAATAATATTGTACAACCTGTGCAGAACACCGTCAACAGTGTTGTAGGTGGCATTGCACAGCCCCCTGATGGCACTGGGGATCAACCGACGGGTGTTGGAGTCAGTCACTTCACTAGCTTGTCTGTGCCACTTGGTGCAACCCTTTCCGACAAAGTTAGGCAaaaaatttggtctggtggtttCATCGAGTTCAGCGCCCTGCTATCTAAAACCAAGCAGGAGCAGTATACATTATGTGTCCAAAATCCAGGTGACAGTGACACTCCATCCTTTCAGTTGGTTCCCACTGAAAAACATATCCCCATCAATTCTATTGACAAATGGATTTCAGCTTTTCAGGTTTTTGCAGCTGTGTATACTTCCAAATTCCCTCATGAGGCCCCCGCTCTGATGAAATACTTGGAAGTTATTTGTAATTTGGCAGCTTCAGGAGGTAATTGGAGgttttacaatgttaatttccGTTTGATGAAACAGTCCACCCCTTTACCATGGGACTAGATTCACATTGAGTTATTCCTACGGGCCTGTACTCCCATTAAAGAAAGTGCAGAGTTTCACAAGCTTAATAAGCAGCCTTTTCGAGGAAGCTTCGCAAAGGATGTCTGCTGGAATTTCAGTGCAGGAAAAACATGTACATGGTGTTCATATGAACACAAATGTTCCAAATGTGGCGGGGCACATCCAGTCACTAGGTGCAGGGCCACCACCAAGCCAGGGCAATCACAAACAGCTTGGTCCAAAGCAAATGCAGGACAACCTGCCAAACAGCACACCCCCTTTCCCAGCCAGCAAGCTACCAACGCCAATAAAAGTTAGCTCATTCGCAGGTTTTTTACAGGGCTATCCTAATGACTTGGCATCATATTTGCTACATGGTTTCACGTTTGGTTTTTCAATTGAGTTTGTTGGAGAAATCAGGACGACAACCTGTTGCAATCTTGTTTCAGCCATAGCACATCCCGCTTTGGTAAAGCAGAAATTGGACAAAGAATTGGCAGCAGGCAGAATTGCGGGAACTTTTCTCAACCCCCTTTGATCCATTTTGGGTTTCCCCACTTGGGTTGGTGCCAAAAAAAGTGCCAGGCGAATTCAGGTTAATTCAGCATTTATCATACCCTGAAGGGGAATCTGTGAATGATGGTATCCCATCAGTGCTAACAAGTGTTCATTATGCTAGAGTCGAGCATGCTATTGAGGCAATTCTGTCAATGGGTCAAGGGTGTTATTTGGCAAAAACTGATATCAAGTCAGCCTTCAGGTTGATTCCCATCAGGCCCGGGGAGTACCCTTTACTAGGCTTTCAATGGGATGGTAATTTCTTTTTTGATAAATGCCTGCCCATGGGTTGTGCCACATCATGTAGAATTTTTGAGGCGTTCAGTACGTCACTAGAATGGGTTGCTACTCACAAACTTGGAGCAGCAGCGGTTCTACACATCCTTGACGACTTTTTGTTCTGCAACCACAGTAGAAAATCGTGCCTTAAAGACCTTCGCAACTTTTTAGCCTTTTGTGCAAAAATAGGGGTACCAATTGCAGAGAGAAAAACAGCAGAGCCTTCGACGACATTATGTTTTGCAGGAATTGAGTTAGATACGGTCAGAATGGAAGCCAGGTTACCCTTGGACAAGCTTTATAAATGCATGGACTTGGTGGAGCAATTTTTAGGCAAGTCTTGCGCCACCCTAAGGGAATTGCAATCCTTGATAGGTACCTTAAGTTATGCATGTTGTGTAGTTTCACCAGGCAGGGCATTCCTTCGACGTCTCATCAATTTAACACTGGGTCTCAAAAAACCATTTCaccatacacgtttaagacgtGAAGCAAGACGGGATCTGTTGGTATGGCAAACATTCCTCAGTAGCTTTAATGGCAAATCATTCTTCATTAGCCACAGTTCCCCTGGTAATCCATCCCAGCAGTTGCACACTGATGCTGCTGCATCACAAGGTTTTGGTGGGGTATTCCAGAATCACTGGTTTTATGGGGAATGGCCACACAAGTGGAAATCTCTTAACATCACCTACCTGGAATTGTACCCGATTGTTGTTGCTGTGGAGCTTTGGGGGCACAGCATGGCAAACCAGGAAATTTGGTTCATGACAGATAACATTGCAGTCGCAGAAATCATTAACCGGCTGTCCTCAAAGGACAATACTATCATGGAATTGGTACGCAGGCTTGTGTTGACATGTCTAAGGTGCAACATTATGTTTCGAGCAAAACACCTTCCTGGCAAGGATAACACTCTTGCTGATTGTTtatcacggttacaggtttccAAGTTCTGGTCACAGGCTCCACCGGGTATGGATTTGATGGCAACGGACATTCCTCAACACCTGCGGCCTCAGTCCTCCATAACCTTGACAAATTGTTAGATCAGTTATTGTCTCCT is a window encoding:
- the LOC139130653 gene encoding uncharacterized protein, which encodes MARGKKITQKKAAGSSITSKRASRTATAASTRATKQRGTSSAAVATAASNRVTRQQRTSTSTGQTPNNTAALQATLQNTIQALNTVADKLMGVPSNPAQNMSQTTSEQQVLNAVQGSLTSITGNSGLGNDARPNNIVQPVQNTVNSVVGGIAQPPDGTGDQPTGVGVSHFTSLSVPLGATLSDKVRQKIWSGGFIEFSALLSKTKQEQYTLCVQNPGDSDTPSFQLVPTEKHIPINSIDKWISAFQVFAAVYTSKFPHEAPALMKYLEVICNLAASGGNWRFYNVNFRLMKQSTPLPWD